Proteins encoded by one window of Micromonospora coxensis:
- a CDS encoding polysaccharide deacetylase family protein — MNERSSDGVVRRIRAVLVATAVLVLVAAVGVVVTPSRAVAADTAPYRAAVFTKGYDSTKLVTLTFDSDWPTSDDERTRANIASVLDTLAANGITAGFGLTGRFVTQNPDATRAIAAGGHKLINHSWDHPDFLTLTQAARWSQLDRAEAAYRALGLTSAGWFRTPYRSGYLDPG, encoded by the coding sequence GTGAACGAGCGGAGCAGCGACGGTGTGGTCCGGCGGATCCGGGCCGTGCTCGTGGCCACGGCGGTCCTGGTGCTGGTGGCCGCCGTCGGGGTGGTGGTGACGCCGTCGCGCGCCGTCGCCGCCGACACCGCGCCCTACCGGGCCGCGGTCTTCACCAAGGGGTACGACAGCACGAAGCTCGTCACCCTGACCTTCGACTCGGACTGGCCCACCTCCGACGACGAGCGGACCAGGGCGAACATCGCCTCCGTCCTGGACACCCTGGCCGCGAACGGGATCACCGCCGGGTTCGGGCTGACCGGGCGGTTCGTGACGCAGAACCCGGACGCCACCCGGGCCATCGCCGCCGGCGGGCACAAGCTGATCAACCACAGCTGGGACCACCCGGACTTCCTGACCCTGACCCAGGCCGCCCGGTGGTCCCAGCTCGACCGCGCCGAGGCGGCCTACCGGGCGCTCGGGTTGACCTCGGCCGGCTGGTTCCGCACCCCGTACCGGTCCGGCTACCTCGACCCCGGGTGA
- a CDS encoding DUF779 domain-containing protein, whose product MGAAADGAATPVPGAAAPPPVSVTPAAAELIRALRERHGPVMFHQSGGCCDGSAPMCYPAGEFRTGSSDVLLAALRIEGVAEPVEFWMSAAQWERWRHTTLTVDVVPGRGGGFSLEAPDGVRFLIRSRLA is encoded by the coding sequence ATGGGTGCCGCTGCCGACGGTGCCGCGACTCCCGTCCCGGGGGCCGCGGCACCGCCGCCCGTCTCGGTGACCCCGGCGGCGGCCGAACTGATCCGGGCGCTGCGCGAGCGGCACGGGCCGGTGATGTTCCACCAGTCCGGCGGCTGCTGCGACGGCAGCGCCCCGATGTGCTACCCGGCCGGCGAGTTCCGCACCGGCTCCTCGGACGTGCTGCTCGCGGCGCTGCGGATCGAGGGGGTCGCGGAACCGGTCGAGTTCTGGATGTCGGCGGCGCAGTGGGAGCGGTGGAGACACACCACGTTGACCGTCGACGTGGTGCCCGGCCGGGGCGGTGGGTTCTCGCTGGAGGCCCCGGACGGCGTCCGCTTCCTCATCCGGTCGCGGCTGGCCTGA
- the exaC gene encoding acetaldehyde dehydrogenase ExaC gives MTRYDAPTHWQSRYDHFIGGEYVKPHGGRYFENPTPVTGQTFCEVARGTAEDVEKALDAAHGAADAWGRTSVAERALVLNRIADRMQEHLESLAVAETWENGKPVRETLAADIPLAIDHFRYFAGAIRAQEGTLGEIDDDTVAYHFHEPLGVVGQIIPWNFPILMAVWKLAPALAAGNAVVLKPAEQTPASIHHLLSLVADLLPPGVVNVVNGFGVEAGKPLASSPRVAKVAFTGETTTGRLIMQYASENIRPVTLELGGKSPNIFFDDVSAATDDFLDKALEGFTMFALNQGEVCTCPSRALIQQGHYSDFLAAAVERTRAVRQGHPLDTDTMIGAQASNDQLEKILSYLDVGRQEGARVLTGGGRAELGGELSGGYYVEPTIFEGDNAMRIFQEEIFGPVVSVTSFADLDDAVKIANDTLYGLGAGVWTRDMNTAYRAGRAIQAGRVWTNCYHAYPAHAAFGGYKQSGIGRENHKMMLEHYQQTKNLLVSYSTKKLGLF, from the coding sequence ATGACGCGCTACGACGCCCCCACCCACTGGCAGTCCCGCTACGACCACTTCATCGGCGGCGAGTACGTGAAGCCGCACGGCGGTCGCTACTTCGAGAACCCCACCCCGGTCACCGGGCAGACCTTCTGCGAGGTGGCCCGGGGCACCGCCGAGGACGTCGAGAAGGCTCTCGACGCCGCGCACGGCGCCGCCGACGCCTGGGGACGCACCTCGGTGGCCGAGCGGGCACTGGTCCTGAACCGGATCGCCGACCGGATGCAGGAGCACCTGGAGTCCCTCGCCGTCGCCGAGACCTGGGAGAACGGCAAGCCGGTACGGGAGACCCTGGCCGCCGACATCCCGCTCGCGATCGACCACTTCCGGTACTTCGCCGGGGCGATCCGGGCCCAGGAGGGCACCCTCGGGGAGATCGACGACGACACCGTCGCGTACCACTTCCACGAGCCGCTCGGCGTGGTCGGGCAGATCATCCCGTGGAACTTCCCGATCCTGATGGCCGTCTGGAAGCTCGCCCCGGCGCTCGCCGCCGGCAACGCCGTGGTGCTCAAGCCCGCCGAGCAGACCCCCGCGTCGATCCATCACCTGCTCTCGCTCGTCGCCGACCTGCTGCCGCCCGGCGTGGTGAACGTGGTCAACGGCTTCGGCGTCGAGGCGGGCAAGCCGCTGGCCTCCTCGCCCCGGGTGGCGAAGGTGGCCTTCACCGGGGAGACCACCACCGGCCGGCTGATCATGCAGTACGCCAGCGAGAACATCCGGCCCGTCACGCTGGAGCTGGGTGGCAAGAGCCCGAACATCTTCTTCGACGACGTCAGCGCCGCCACCGACGACTTCCTGGACAAGGCCCTGGAGGGCTTCACCATGTTCGCCCTCAACCAGGGCGAGGTCTGCACCTGCCCGTCCCGGGCGCTGATCCAGCAGGGCCACTACTCCGACTTCCTGGCGGCGGCCGTGGAGCGGACCCGGGCCGTCCGCCAGGGCCACCCGCTGGACACCGACACGATGATCGGCGCGCAGGCGTCCAACGACCAGCTGGAGAAGATCCTGTCCTACCTGGACGTCGGCCGGCAGGAGGGCGCTCGCGTCCTGACCGGCGGCGGGCGGGCGGAGCTGGGCGGCGAGCTGTCCGGCGGGTACTACGTCGAGCCGACGATCTTCGAGGGCGACAACGCGATGCGGATCTTCCAGGAGGAGATCTTCGGCCCGGTGGTCTCGGTGACCTCCTTCGCCGACCTGGACGACGCCGTGAAGATCGCCAACGACACCCTGTACGGACTCGGTGCGGGCGTCTGGACCCGGGACATGAACACCGCGTACCGGGCCGGGCGGGCCATCCAGGCCGGCCGGGTCTGGACCAACTGCTACCACGCGTATCCGGCGCACGCCGCGTTCGGCGGGTACAAGCAGTCCGGCATCGGCCGGGAGAACCACAAGATGATGCTGGAGCACTACCAGCAGACCAAGAACCTGCTGGTCAGCTACTCCACCAAGAAGCTCGGCCTCTTCTGA
- a CDS encoding GAF domain-containing protein, with the protein MADPWLALEFGVDPAERIAQVGAAHEAFLTAGVTPHPVRDVVRRSWERSALLDPETTAPVDLTGDALESYRAAHPLARVLPLFRDLLGGIAQDGAHLMAVCDAYGRLLWVEGHPGVLRHAERMNFVPGARWDEQHAGTNAPGTALAVDHSVQIFATEHFVRPVQRWTCAAAPIHDPTTGRLLGAVDITGGDHLANPQSLALVRATARAAETLLAGATPVEPDLVQVSALGRDEAELRVGGRRVRLGRRHSELLVLLLDHPEGRTGEQLGLDLYGDDRLHPVTLRAELSRLRRALGDELLDSRPYRLRGPVRADFRTVVELLERGDVPGALGAYPGSLLPASDAPGVVRLRRLVDDQLRGAVLAAADPALLAAWTAMPAGRDDLTAWQAMARALPAGAPRRPLALARIRQLSGEYDLSRATSLQRRRH; encoded by the coding sequence ATGGCTGACCCGTGGCTCGCCCTGGAGTTCGGCGTCGATCCCGCAGAGCGGATCGCGCAGGTCGGCGCCGCCCACGAGGCGTTCCTGACCGCCGGCGTCACCCCCCACCCGGTCCGCGACGTGGTCCGACGGTCCTGGGAACGGTCCGCGCTGCTCGACCCGGAAACCACCGCCCCCGTCGACCTCACCGGCGACGCGCTGGAGAGCTACCGCGCGGCGCATCCCCTGGCCCGGGTGCTGCCCCTCTTCCGCGACCTGCTCGGCGGCATCGCCCAGGACGGCGCGCACCTGATGGCGGTCTGCGACGCGTACGGGCGGCTGCTCTGGGTGGAGGGGCATCCGGGGGTGCTCCGGCACGCCGAGCGGATGAACTTCGTCCCCGGGGCCCGCTGGGACGAGCAGCACGCCGGCACCAACGCCCCCGGCACCGCCCTCGCCGTCGACCACAGCGTGCAGATCTTCGCCACCGAGCACTTCGTCCGGCCGGTGCAGCGCTGGACCTGCGCCGCCGCGCCCATCCACGACCCGACCACCGGCCGGCTGCTCGGCGCGGTCGACATCACCGGCGGCGACCACCTCGCCAACCCGCAGAGCCTCGCCCTGGTCCGGGCCACCGCCCGCGCCGCCGAGACGCTCCTGGCCGGCGCCACACCGGTCGAACCCGACCTGGTCCAGGTGTCCGCACTCGGCCGCGACGAGGCGGAACTGCGCGTCGGCGGGCGGCGCGTACGGCTCGGCCGCCGGCACAGCGAGCTGCTGGTGCTGCTGCTCGACCACCCCGAGGGGCGGACCGGCGAACAGCTCGGCCTCGACCTCTACGGCGACGACCGGCTGCACCCGGTCACCCTCCGCGCCGAGCTGTCCCGGCTGCGCCGGGCACTCGGCGACGAACTGCTCGACTCCCGGCCGTACCGGCTGCGGGGGCCGGTGCGCGCGGACTTCCGTACCGTCGTCGAGCTGCTGGAACGCGGCGACGTGCCGGGCGCGCTCGGGGCGTACCCGGGAAGTCTGCTGCCGGCCTCCGACGCGCCGGGAGTGGTGCGACTGCGCCGGCTGGTCGACGACCAGCTGCGCGGGGCCGTGCTGGCCGCCGCGGACCCGGCGCTGCTCGCGGCCTGGACCGCGATGCCCGCCGGCCGCGACGACCTCACCGCCTGGCAGGCGATGGCGCGGGCGTTGCCGGCGGGCGCGCCCCGCCGGCCCCTCGCCCTCGCGCGGATCCGCCAGCTCTCCGGGGAGTACGACCTCAGCCGCGCAACCTCGCTGCAACGTCGCCGCCACTAG
- a CDS encoding RlpA-like double-psi beta-barrel domain-containing protein, producing MKVQRKHVLAAGVAVVASAVVAVGTGFGFADTTTTRPSACQGSVTFSAEGGAPAATSDRFPVGTRLRVTNLDNGKAATVTVTGPSGSCVLLNAAAMDLVREPGKNVIRRNLVERLDGGAQPGGAARPDQQTRPGSAQPGASAGGAQPGGASVCAGAITFSAEGGAPAATSGQFPVGTRLRVTNLDNGKAVSVTVTGPSGSCVLLNAAAMDAIREPGKNLVRRNVVELLR from the coding sequence GTGAAGGTGCAGCGGAAGCACGTGCTGGCGGCCGGGGTGGCCGTGGTGGCCTCGGCGGTGGTGGCGGTCGGGACCGGGTTCGGCTTCGCCGACACCACCACCACCCGGCCGAGCGCCTGCCAGGGATCGGTCACGTTCTCGGCCGAGGGCGGCGCGCCGGCCGCGACCAGCGACCGGTTCCCGGTCGGGACGCGGCTGCGGGTGACCAACCTGGACAACGGCAAGGCGGCCACCGTGACGGTGACCGGGCCGTCGGGTAGTTGCGTGCTGCTCAACGCCGCCGCGATGGACCTGGTGCGCGAGCCCGGCAAGAACGTGATCCGCCGCAATCTGGTGGAACGCCTCGACGGCGGGGCGCAGCCGGGGGGAGCGGCCCGGCCCGACCAGCAGACCCGGCCGGGCAGCGCGCAGCCCGGCGCGTCGGCGGGCGGCGCACAACCGGGTGGCGCCAGCGTGTGCGCCGGGGCGATCACCTTCTCCGCCGAGGGCGGTGCGCCCGCCGCGACCAGCGGCCAGTTCCCGGTCGGGACGCGGCTGCGGGTGACCAACCTGGACAACGGCAAGGCGGTCAGCGTGACGGTGACCGGGCCGTCGGGCAGTTGCGTGCTGCTCAACGCCGCCGCCATGGACGCGATCCGGGAGCCCGGCAAGAACCTGGTCCGCCGCAACGTGGTCGAACTGCTGCGCTGA
- a CDS encoding proprotein convertase P-domain-containing protein: MTNPHAPRTPWRIGIATAAVTTAVALGAPATAAPTAPAEGQILQAGGATAVTGSYIVVFDDAAVNRADVAKTARALADEHGGAVARTYRNALRGFEARLSEAEARQLAADPSVRYVQQNHTVRITGTQSPTSSWGLDRLDQRALPLNNSYTYPNTGSGVKAYIIDTGIRTSHSDFGGRAISGFDSVDGGTADDCNGHGTHVAGTVGGTSYGVAKGVTLVGVRVLDCEGSGTNAGVIQGVDWVTGDHAAGQLAVANMSLGGSYDQALNDAVARSIADGVTYGLAAGNDSGANACNSSPASTPAGITVGSTTNTDARSSFSNIGSCLDIFAPGSSITSAWHTGNTATNTISGTSMATPHVVGAAALVLAANPSFTPQQVRDKLVTDATSNVVTNVGTGSPNKLLYVGGGTTTPPPPPPSGCTQTNDADVTVTDNATVESTITISGCTGNAGAASTVAVNIVHPYIGDLVVSLIAPDGSTYPLHNRAGSSTDNINQTYAVNLSGEVANGTWKLRVQDAAAGDTGYLNSWTLNLGGSTATCGGTNGANVTINDNATVSSAVAVSGCTGTASSTSKVEVHVVHTYIGDLVVSLVAPDGSVYTLHNRSGSSTDNINQTYAVNLSTETRNGTWNLRVQDAASGDTGYIDSWTLTL, encoded by the coding sequence ATGACGAACCCCCACGCACCCCGAACCCCTTGGCGCATCGGGATCGCCACAGCCGCCGTCACCACCGCGGTGGCCCTCGGCGCCCCGGCGACCGCCGCCCCCACCGCCCCCGCCGAGGGGCAGATCCTCCAGGCCGGTGGCGCCACCGCGGTCACCGGCTCGTACATCGTCGTCTTCGACGACGCCGCCGTGAACCGGGCCGACGTCGCGAAGACCGCGCGCGCCCTCGCCGACGAGCACGGCGGCGCGGTGGCCCGCACCTACCGGAACGCGCTGCGCGGCTTCGAGGCCCGGCTCTCGGAGGCCGAGGCCCGGCAGCTCGCCGCCGACCCGTCGGTGCGCTACGTCCAGCAGAACCACACCGTGCGCATCACCGGCACGCAGAGCCCGACCTCGTCCTGGGGGCTCGACCGGCTCGACCAGCGCGCCCTGCCGCTGAACAACTCCTACACGTACCCGAACACCGGCTCGGGCGTGAAGGCGTACATCATCGACACCGGCATCCGGACCAGCCACAGCGACTTCGGTGGTCGCGCGATCTCCGGCTTCGACTCGGTCGACGGCGGCACCGCGGACGACTGCAACGGCCACGGCACGCACGTCGCCGGCACGGTCGGCGGCACCTCGTACGGCGTGGCCAAGGGCGTCACCCTGGTCGGCGTCCGAGTGCTCGACTGCGAGGGCAGCGGCACCAACGCCGGCGTCATCCAGGGCGTCGACTGGGTCACCGGCGACCACGCCGCCGGCCAGCTCGCGGTGGCCAACATGAGCCTCGGCGGCAGCTACGACCAGGCGCTCAACGACGCGGTCGCCCGTTCCATCGCCGACGGCGTCACCTACGGCCTCGCGGCGGGCAACGACAGCGGCGCCAACGCCTGCAACAGCTCGCCGGCCAGCACCCCCGCCGGCATCACCGTCGGCTCGACCACCAACACCGACGCTCGGTCGTCGTTCTCCAACATCGGTAGCTGCCTGGACATCTTCGCCCCGGGCTCGTCGATCACCTCGGCCTGGCACACCGGCAACACCGCGACGAACACCATCAGCGGCACCTCGATGGCGACGCCGCACGTGGTCGGCGCGGCGGCGCTCGTGCTCGCCGCCAACCCGTCGTTCACCCCGCAGCAGGTGCGCGACAAGCTGGTCACCGACGCCACCAGCAACGTGGTGACCAACGTCGGCACCGGCTCGCCCAACAAGCTGCTCTACGTCGGCGGCGGCACCACCACGCCGCCCCCGCCGCCGCCGTCGGGTTGCACGCAGACCAACGACGCCGACGTGACCGTCACGGACAACGCCACCGTCGAGAGCACGATCACCATCTCCGGCTGCACGGGCAACGCCGGCGCCGCCAGCACCGTCGCCGTCAACATCGTGCACCCGTACATCGGCGACCTGGTGGTCAGCCTGATCGCCCCCGACGGCAGCACCTACCCCCTGCACAACCGCGCCGGCAGCTCCACCGACAACATCAACCAGACCTATGCGGTCAACCTCTCCGGCGAGGTCGCCAACGGCACCTGGAAACTGCGCGTCCAGGACGCCGCCGCCGGTGACACCGGCTACCTGAACAGCTGGACGCTCAACCTGGGCGGCTCGACGGCCACCTGCGGCGGCACCAACGGCGCCAACGTGACGATCAACGACAACGCCACGGTGTCCAGCGCCGTCGCGGTCTCGGGCTGCACCGGCACCGCCTCGTCGACCAGCAAGGTCGAGGTGCACGTCGTGCACACCTACATCGGTGACCTGGTGGTCAGCCTGGTCGCGCCGGACGGCAGCGTCTACACCCTGCACAACCGCAGCGGCAGCTCCACCGACAACATCAACCAGACCTATGCGGTCAACCTCTCCACCGAGACCCGCAACGGCACCTGGAACCTGCGGGTCCAGGACGCCGCGAGCGGCGACACCGGCTACATCGACAGCTGGACGCTGACCCTGTAG